The following are encoded in a window of Bradyrhizobium guangdongense genomic DNA:
- a CDS encoding antibiotic biosynthesis monooxygenase family protein → MIAVIFEVWPKPEHRQDYFDLAADLKPILQTIDGFISVERFESLTEKGKILSVSFWRDEAAVQAWRNTMEHRRTQAKGRAQIFADYHLRIASVVRDYGMNDREQAPKDSRAVHDAH, encoded by the coding sequence CCGGAACACCGACAGGACTATTTCGACCTCGCGGCCGATCTGAAGCCAATCCTGCAAACCATCGACGGCTTCATCTCGGTCGAGCGGTTCGAAAGCCTGACCGAGAAGGGCAAGATCCTGTCGGTCTCGTTTTGGCGGGACGAGGCGGCGGTGCAGGCCTGGCGCAACACGATGGAGCACCGCCGCACCCAGGCCAAGGGCAGGGCGCAGATCTTTGCCGATTATCATCTGCGCATCGCCAGCGTGGTCAGAGACTACGGCATGAACGATCGCGAGCAGGCGCCGAAGGACAGTCGCGCCGTGCACGACGCGCACTAG